The Rhineura floridana isolate rRhiFlo1 chromosome 15, rRhiFlo1.hap2, whole genome shotgun sequence genome window below encodes:
- the LIPE gene encoding hormone-sensitive lipase isoform X3, whose amino-acid sequence MEAEGAGNVERVAETVTGECPPVADAMDSRPLFQTLHMLAEDNAAFFQDSTSETGRRFVTAFTAIREHARCLEPVLNHFSTIYHIFDLDEHTPANGYRSLAQTVRCCLAHIIHKSRYVAANRRSIFFRTSHNCAELEAYCAALTQLRALVYLAQRLLTHNPPGYLFNHEDRRLSEQFLREYLAMHKGCFYGRCMGFQFAPSIRPFLQTIAISLVAFGENYKRHVSGIGVAAGSLFTSGKLAIDPELRGAEFERITQNLDVHFWKSFWNLTEMELLASLASMASSQVRLSRALLVPPHSFDLPLVADPKLTVTITPPVAHTGPGAVQMRLISHELREGQDSEELCSLMRPEGTLALELRWKTKPLPRSPYLVVHFHGGGFVAQTSKSHEPYLKSWAQDLGAPILSIDYSLAPEAPFPRALEECFYAYCWAIKNCHLLGSTAQTVCLAGDSAGGNLCITVSMRAAAFGIKMPDGIMAAYPATLIEVSASPSRLLTLLDPLLPLSVLYKCLSAYAGMEPEHSEDPTLEKLSPVNIVRRDTAMLFRDLRLGASALFGSLLDNTGKINGADAPTESVRKSVSEVGLKSKSLTSHKDSRKSQTCQNLSCTSDAPLDPSPAPGPGQQASFFLSDIEHKATSSSNDNGLTFPDGFQPLRCGQPASSLPTELSPIVKNPFMSPLLAPDGMLKGLPPIHIVACALDPMLDDSVMFARRLRALGQPVTLRVVQDLPHGFLSLSQLCRETRQASTLCTELIRDILVPADPASQQPLPASSLRKHRKLERTSLTGAADRGANHTPVQENSAGAAEQAGPNGLATGGGATPNSEVEAAAGAQELRHGSGSPGDQQRESRDRSAPSLDPSPPDGTVGRGVGA is encoded by the exons ATGGAGGCAGAGGGAGCAGGGAACGTGGAGCGCGTAGCTGAGACAGTGACAGGGGAGT GCCCCCCGGTTGCGGATGCCATGGATTCACGGCCTCTGTTCCAGACCCTGCACATGCTGGCTGAAGACAACGCCGCCTTCTTCCAGGACAGCACCAGCGAGACGGGCCGGCGCTTTGTGACGGCCTTCACGGCCATCCGGGAGCACGCCCGGTGCCTGGAGCCGGTGCTCAACCACTTCTCCACCATCTACCACATCTTCGACCTGGACGAGCACACGCCGGCCAACGGCTACCGCAGCCTGGCCCAGACGGTGCGCTGTTGCCTGGCCCACATCATCCACAAGAGCCGCTACGTGGCCGCCAACCGCCGCAGCATCTTCTTCCGGACCAGCCACAACTGCGCTGAGCTGGAAGCCTACTGCGCCGCCTTGACTCAGCTCCGCGCCTTGGTCTACCTGGCCCAACGCCTCCTCACCCACAACCCCCCGGGCTACCTCTTCAACCACGAGGACCGCAGGCTCTCGGAACAGTTCCTCCGGGAGTATCTGGCAATGCACAAGGGCTGTTTCTACGGCCGCTGCATGGGCTTCCAG TTTGCTCCCTCGATTCGGCCCTTCCTGCAGACCATCGCCATCAGTCTCGTCGCCTTTGGGGAAAATTACAAACGTCACGTGTCTGGCATTG GTGTGGCAGCTGGTTCACTCTTCACCAGTGGGAAGCTTGCTATTGACCCCGAGCTGCGGGGGGCCGAGTTTGAGCGCATAACTCAAAACCTGGATGTGCACTTCTGGAAAAGCTTCTGGAACCTCACCGAGATGGAGCTGCTGGCC TCTCTGGCCAGCATGGCTTCCTCCCAGGTTCGGTTATCCCGGGCGTTGCTGGTGCCGCCACACTCCTTCGATCTGCCTCTGGTTGCTGACCCCAAGCTGACTGTTACCATCACTCCCCCAGTAGCCCACACTGGACCGGGAGCTGTCCAGATGAGACTCATCTCCCACGAGCTGCGGGAGGGACAG GACAGCGAGGAGCTGTGCAGCCTTATGCGGCCGGAAGGCACCCTTGCCCTGGAGCTGCGTTGGAAGACCAAACCGTTGCCTCGCTCGCCTTACCTGGTGGTGCATTTTCACGGCGGTGGCTTCGTAGCCCAGACCTCCAAGTCGCATGAGCCCTATCTGAAATCTTGGGCTCAGGATTTGGGCGCCCCCATTCTTTCCATTGACTATTCGCTGGCACCGGAGGCGCCTTTTCCTCGGGCCTTGGAGGAGTGTTTCTATGCCTACTGCTGGGCCATCAAGAACTGCCACCTGTTGG GTTCCACAGCCCAGACGGTGTGTCTTGCGGGAGACAGTGCTGGCGGGAACCTCTGCATTACGGTCTCCATGCGAGCGGCTGCCTTTGGGATTAAGATGCCGGATGGGATTATGGCGGCATACCCGGCCACCCTCATAGAGGTCTCGGCCTCGCCCTCCCGCCTCCTCACCTTGCTCGACCCGCTCCTGCCTCTGAGTGTGCTGTACAAGTGCCTCAGTGCCTATGCTG GGATGGAGCCGGAGCATTCTGAGGACCCCACCCTGGAGAAGCTGAGCCCTGTGAACATAGTGCGCCGAGACACGGCCATGCTCTTCCGAGACTTGCGCCTGGGCGCCTCTGCCTTGTTCGGTTCCTTGCTGGACAACACAGGGAAGATCAATGGGGCAGATGCACCAACAG AATCGGTGAGGAAGAGCGTCTCTGAGGTGGGTCTCAAGTCCAAGTCGCTCACGAGTCACAAAGACTCCCGCAAGAGCCAGACCTGCCAGAACCTGTCCTGTACCTCTGATGCGCCTCTGGACCCAAGCCCTGCCCCTGGCCCAGGCCAGCAAGCCAGCTTCTTTCTGAGTGACATCGAACACAAGGCCACATCCTCCAGCAACGACAATGGCCTGACTTTTCCCGATGGCTTCCAGCCGCTGCGCTGCGGCCAGCCGGCCTCTAGCCTGCCCACGGAGCTCTCGCCCATCGTCAAGAACCCGTTTATGTCACCTCTTCTGGCCCCCGACGGAATGTTAAAGGGACTGCCGCCCATCCATATAGTG GCCTGTGCCCTTGACCCCATGTTGGATGACTCTGTGATGTTCGCCCGGCGGCTTCGGGCTCTGGGGCAGCCGGTGACCCTGCGGGTGGTGCAAGACCTGCCCCATGGCTTTCTCAGCCTGTCGCAGCTGTGTCGCGAAACTCGCCAGGCCTCGACTCTCTGCACGGAGCTCATTCGGGACATTCTGGTTCCTGCGGATCCAGCCTCTCAGCAGCCCCTGCCGGCCTCCTCCCTCCGGAAGCATCGCAAGCTGGAGCGGACCTCCCTCACTGGGGCCGCCGATCGAGGGGCCAACCACACCCCTGTGCAGGAGAACAGCGCGGGCGCTGCTGAACAGGCGGGGCCGAATGGCTTGGCCACAGGGGGTGGCGCTACCCCCAACTCCGAGGTTGAAGCAGCTGCTGGCGCTCAGGAGCTCCGACATGGGAGTGGTTCCCCAGGAGACCAGCAAAGGGAGTCCAGAGACAGGTCTGCAccctctttggatcccagccccCCAGATGGCACAGTGGGCAGGGGGGTGGGTGCCTGA
- the LIPE gene encoding hormone-sensitive lipase isoform X1 → MWRFRAFVPRRKPVWKGASRGPAGTEDGNSLDLLPEAVRDRNSSTLRRLWPVRASHLHNGDMEAEGAGNVERVAETVTGECPPVADAMDSRPLFQTLHMLAEDNAAFFQDSTSETGRRFVTAFTAIREHARCLEPVLNHFSTIYHIFDLDEHTPANGYRSLAQTVRCCLAHIIHKSRYVAANRRSIFFRTSHNCAELEAYCAALTQLRALVYLAQRLLTHNPPGYLFNHEDRRLSEQFLREYLAMHKGCFYGRCMGFQFAPSIRPFLQTIAISLVAFGENYKRHVSGIGVAAGSLFTSGKLAIDPELRGAEFERITQNLDVHFWKSFWNLTEMELLASLASMASSQVRLSRALLVPPHSFDLPLVADPKLTVTITPPVAHTGPGAVQMRLISHELREGQDSEELCSLMRPEGTLALELRWKTKPLPRSPYLVVHFHGGGFVAQTSKSHEPYLKSWAQDLGAPILSIDYSLAPEAPFPRALEECFYAYCWAIKNCHLLGSTAQTVCLAGDSAGGNLCITVSMRAAAFGIKMPDGIMAAYPATLIEVSASPSRLLTLLDPLLPLSVLYKCLSAYAGMEPEHSEDPTLEKLSPVNIVRRDTAMLFRDLRLGASALFGSLLDNTGKINGADAPTESVRKSVSEVGLKSKSLTSHKDSRKSQTCQNLSCTSDAPLDPSPAPGPGQQASFFLSDIEHKATSSSNDNGLTFPDGFQPLRCGQPASSLPTELSPIVKNPFMSPLLAPDGMLKGLPPIHIVACALDPMLDDSVMFARRLRALGQPVTLRVVQDLPHGFLSLSQLCRETRQASTLCTELIRDILVPADPASQQPLPASSLRKHRKLERTSLTGAADRGANHTPVQENSAGAAEQAGPNGLATGGGATPNSEVEAAAGAQELRHGSGSPGDQQRESRDRSAPSLDPSPPDGTVGRGVGA, encoded by the exons ATGTGGCGCTTCCGAGCGTTTGTGCCGAGGCGGAAGCCGGTTTGGAAAGGGGCTAGTAGGGGGCCTGCGGGAACAGAAGACGGAAACTCGTTGG ATCTGCTACCAGAGGCTGTGAGAGACCGCAACAGCAGCACACTTAGGAGGCTGTGGCCTGTGAG GGCTTCCCACCTGCACAACGGAGACATGGAGGCAGAGGGAGCAGGGAACGTGGAGCGCGTAGCTGAGACAGTGACAGGGGAGT GCCCCCCGGTTGCGGATGCCATGGATTCACGGCCTCTGTTCCAGACCCTGCACATGCTGGCTGAAGACAACGCCGCCTTCTTCCAGGACAGCACCAGCGAGACGGGCCGGCGCTTTGTGACGGCCTTCACGGCCATCCGGGAGCACGCCCGGTGCCTGGAGCCGGTGCTCAACCACTTCTCCACCATCTACCACATCTTCGACCTGGACGAGCACACGCCGGCCAACGGCTACCGCAGCCTGGCCCAGACGGTGCGCTGTTGCCTGGCCCACATCATCCACAAGAGCCGCTACGTGGCCGCCAACCGCCGCAGCATCTTCTTCCGGACCAGCCACAACTGCGCTGAGCTGGAAGCCTACTGCGCCGCCTTGACTCAGCTCCGCGCCTTGGTCTACCTGGCCCAACGCCTCCTCACCCACAACCCCCCGGGCTACCTCTTCAACCACGAGGACCGCAGGCTCTCGGAACAGTTCCTCCGGGAGTATCTGGCAATGCACAAGGGCTGTTTCTACGGCCGCTGCATGGGCTTCCAG TTTGCTCCCTCGATTCGGCCCTTCCTGCAGACCATCGCCATCAGTCTCGTCGCCTTTGGGGAAAATTACAAACGTCACGTGTCTGGCATTG GTGTGGCAGCTGGTTCACTCTTCACCAGTGGGAAGCTTGCTATTGACCCCGAGCTGCGGGGGGCCGAGTTTGAGCGCATAACTCAAAACCTGGATGTGCACTTCTGGAAAAGCTTCTGGAACCTCACCGAGATGGAGCTGCTGGCC TCTCTGGCCAGCATGGCTTCCTCCCAGGTTCGGTTATCCCGGGCGTTGCTGGTGCCGCCACACTCCTTCGATCTGCCTCTGGTTGCTGACCCCAAGCTGACTGTTACCATCACTCCCCCAGTAGCCCACACTGGACCGGGAGCTGTCCAGATGAGACTCATCTCCCACGAGCTGCGGGAGGGACAG GACAGCGAGGAGCTGTGCAGCCTTATGCGGCCGGAAGGCACCCTTGCCCTGGAGCTGCGTTGGAAGACCAAACCGTTGCCTCGCTCGCCTTACCTGGTGGTGCATTTTCACGGCGGTGGCTTCGTAGCCCAGACCTCCAAGTCGCATGAGCCCTATCTGAAATCTTGGGCTCAGGATTTGGGCGCCCCCATTCTTTCCATTGACTATTCGCTGGCACCGGAGGCGCCTTTTCCTCGGGCCTTGGAGGAGTGTTTCTATGCCTACTGCTGGGCCATCAAGAACTGCCACCTGTTGG GTTCCACAGCCCAGACGGTGTGTCTTGCGGGAGACAGTGCTGGCGGGAACCTCTGCATTACGGTCTCCATGCGAGCGGCTGCCTTTGGGATTAAGATGCCGGATGGGATTATGGCGGCATACCCGGCCACCCTCATAGAGGTCTCGGCCTCGCCCTCCCGCCTCCTCACCTTGCTCGACCCGCTCCTGCCTCTGAGTGTGCTGTACAAGTGCCTCAGTGCCTATGCTG GGATGGAGCCGGAGCATTCTGAGGACCCCACCCTGGAGAAGCTGAGCCCTGTGAACATAGTGCGCCGAGACACGGCCATGCTCTTCCGAGACTTGCGCCTGGGCGCCTCTGCCTTGTTCGGTTCCTTGCTGGACAACACAGGGAAGATCAATGGGGCAGATGCACCAACAG AATCGGTGAGGAAGAGCGTCTCTGAGGTGGGTCTCAAGTCCAAGTCGCTCACGAGTCACAAAGACTCCCGCAAGAGCCAGACCTGCCAGAACCTGTCCTGTACCTCTGATGCGCCTCTGGACCCAAGCCCTGCCCCTGGCCCAGGCCAGCAAGCCAGCTTCTTTCTGAGTGACATCGAACACAAGGCCACATCCTCCAGCAACGACAATGGCCTGACTTTTCCCGATGGCTTCCAGCCGCTGCGCTGCGGCCAGCCGGCCTCTAGCCTGCCCACGGAGCTCTCGCCCATCGTCAAGAACCCGTTTATGTCACCTCTTCTGGCCCCCGACGGAATGTTAAAGGGACTGCCGCCCATCCATATAGTG GCCTGTGCCCTTGACCCCATGTTGGATGACTCTGTGATGTTCGCCCGGCGGCTTCGGGCTCTGGGGCAGCCGGTGACCCTGCGGGTGGTGCAAGACCTGCCCCATGGCTTTCTCAGCCTGTCGCAGCTGTGTCGCGAAACTCGCCAGGCCTCGACTCTCTGCACGGAGCTCATTCGGGACATTCTGGTTCCTGCGGATCCAGCCTCTCAGCAGCCCCTGCCGGCCTCCTCCCTCCGGAAGCATCGCAAGCTGGAGCGGACCTCCCTCACTGGGGCCGCCGATCGAGGGGCCAACCACACCCCTGTGCAGGAGAACAGCGCGGGCGCTGCTGAACAGGCGGGGCCGAATGGCTTGGCCACAGGGGGTGGCGCTACCCCCAACTCCGAGGTTGAAGCAGCTGCTGGCGCTCAGGAGCTCCGACATGGGAGTGGTTCCCCAGGAGACCAGCAAAGGGAGTCCAGAGACAGGTCTGCAccctctttggatcccagccccCCAGATGGCACAGTGGGCAGGGGGGTGGGTGCCTGA
- the LIPE gene encoding hormone-sensitive lipase isoform X2: MWRFRAFVPRRKPVWKGASRGPAGTEDGNSLGPPVADAMDSRPLFQTLHMLAEDNAAFFQDSTSETGRRFVTAFTAIREHARCLEPVLNHFSTIYHIFDLDEHTPANGYRSLAQTVRCCLAHIIHKSRYVAANRRSIFFRTSHNCAELEAYCAALTQLRALVYLAQRLLTHNPPGYLFNHEDRRLSEQFLREYLAMHKGCFYGRCMGFQFAPSIRPFLQTIAISLVAFGENYKRHVSGIGVAAGSLFTSGKLAIDPELRGAEFERITQNLDVHFWKSFWNLTEMELLASLASMASSQVRLSRALLVPPHSFDLPLVADPKLTVTITPPVAHTGPGAVQMRLISHELREGQDSEELCSLMRPEGTLALELRWKTKPLPRSPYLVVHFHGGGFVAQTSKSHEPYLKSWAQDLGAPILSIDYSLAPEAPFPRALEECFYAYCWAIKNCHLLGSTAQTVCLAGDSAGGNLCITVSMRAAAFGIKMPDGIMAAYPATLIEVSASPSRLLTLLDPLLPLSVLYKCLSAYAGMEPEHSEDPTLEKLSPVNIVRRDTAMLFRDLRLGASALFGSLLDNTGKINGADAPTESVRKSVSEVGLKSKSLTSHKDSRKSQTCQNLSCTSDAPLDPSPAPGPGQQASFFLSDIEHKATSSSNDNGLTFPDGFQPLRCGQPASSLPTELSPIVKNPFMSPLLAPDGMLKGLPPIHIVACALDPMLDDSVMFARRLRALGQPVTLRVVQDLPHGFLSLSQLCRETRQASTLCTELIRDILVPADPASQQPLPASSLRKHRKLERTSLTGAADRGANHTPVQENSAGAAEQAGPNGLATGGGATPNSEVEAAAGAQELRHGSGSPGDQQRESRDRSAPSLDPSPPDGTVGRGVGA, encoded by the exons ATGTGGCGCTTCCGAGCGTTTGTGCCGAGGCGGAAGCCGGTTTGGAAAGGGGCTAGTAGGGGGCCTGCGGGAACAGAAGACGGAAACTCGTTGG GCCCCCCGGTTGCGGATGCCATGGATTCACGGCCTCTGTTCCAGACCCTGCACATGCTGGCTGAAGACAACGCCGCCTTCTTCCAGGACAGCACCAGCGAGACGGGCCGGCGCTTTGTGACGGCCTTCACGGCCATCCGGGAGCACGCCCGGTGCCTGGAGCCGGTGCTCAACCACTTCTCCACCATCTACCACATCTTCGACCTGGACGAGCACACGCCGGCCAACGGCTACCGCAGCCTGGCCCAGACGGTGCGCTGTTGCCTGGCCCACATCATCCACAAGAGCCGCTACGTGGCCGCCAACCGCCGCAGCATCTTCTTCCGGACCAGCCACAACTGCGCTGAGCTGGAAGCCTACTGCGCCGCCTTGACTCAGCTCCGCGCCTTGGTCTACCTGGCCCAACGCCTCCTCACCCACAACCCCCCGGGCTACCTCTTCAACCACGAGGACCGCAGGCTCTCGGAACAGTTCCTCCGGGAGTATCTGGCAATGCACAAGGGCTGTTTCTACGGCCGCTGCATGGGCTTCCAG TTTGCTCCCTCGATTCGGCCCTTCCTGCAGACCATCGCCATCAGTCTCGTCGCCTTTGGGGAAAATTACAAACGTCACGTGTCTGGCATTG GTGTGGCAGCTGGTTCACTCTTCACCAGTGGGAAGCTTGCTATTGACCCCGAGCTGCGGGGGGCCGAGTTTGAGCGCATAACTCAAAACCTGGATGTGCACTTCTGGAAAAGCTTCTGGAACCTCACCGAGATGGAGCTGCTGGCC TCTCTGGCCAGCATGGCTTCCTCCCAGGTTCGGTTATCCCGGGCGTTGCTGGTGCCGCCACACTCCTTCGATCTGCCTCTGGTTGCTGACCCCAAGCTGACTGTTACCATCACTCCCCCAGTAGCCCACACTGGACCGGGAGCTGTCCAGATGAGACTCATCTCCCACGAGCTGCGGGAGGGACAG GACAGCGAGGAGCTGTGCAGCCTTATGCGGCCGGAAGGCACCCTTGCCCTGGAGCTGCGTTGGAAGACCAAACCGTTGCCTCGCTCGCCTTACCTGGTGGTGCATTTTCACGGCGGTGGCTTCGTAGCCCAGACCTCCAAGTCGCATGAGCCCTATCTGAAATCTTGGGCTCAGGATTTGGGCGCCCCCATTCTTTCCATTGACTATTCGCTGGCACCGGAGGCGCCTTTTCCTCGGGCCTTGGAGGAGTGTTTCTATGCCTACTGCTGGGCCATCAAGAACTGCCACCTGTTGG GTTCCACAGCCCAGACGGTGTGTCTTGCGGGAGACAGTGCTGGCGGGAACCTCTGCATTACGGTCTCCATGCGAGCGGCTGCCTTTGGGATTAAGATGCCGGATGGGATTATGGCGGCATACCCGGCCACCCTCATAGAGGTCTCGGCCTCGCCCTCCCGCCTCCTCACCTTGCTCGACCCGCTCCTGCCTCTGAGTGTGCTGTACAAGTGCCTCAGTGCCTATGCTG GGATGGAGCCGGAGCATTCTGAGGACCCCACCCTGGAGAAGCTGAGCCCTGTGAACATAGTGCGCCGAGACACGGCCATGCTCTTCCGAGACTTGCGCCTGGGCGCCTCTGCCTTGTTCGGTTCCTTGCTGGACAACACAGGGAAGATCAATGGGGCAGATGCACCAACAG AATCGGTGAGGAAGAGCGTCTCTGAGGTGGGTCTCAAGTCCAAGTCGCTCACGAGTCACAAAGACTCCCGCAAGAGCCAGACCTGCCAGAACCTGTCCTGTACCTCTGATGCGCCTCTGGACCCAAGCCCTGCCCCTGGCCCAGGCCAGCAAGCCAGCTTCTTTCTGAGTGACATCGAACACAAGGCCACATCCTCCAGCAACGACAATGGCCTGACTTTTCCCGATGGCTTCCAGCCGCTGCGCTGCGGCCAGCCGGCCTCTAGCCTGCCCACGGAGCTCTCGCCCATCGTCAAGAACCCGTTTATGTCACCTCTTCTGGCCCCCGACGGAATGTTAAAGGGACTGCCGCCCATCCATATAGTG GCCTGTGCCCTTGACCCCATGTTGGATGACTCTGTGATGTTCGCCCGGCGGCTTCGGGCTCTGGGGCAGCCGGTGACCCTGCGGGTGGTGCAAGACCTGCCCCATGGCTTTCTCAGCCTGTCGCAGCTGTGTCGCGAAACTCGCCAGGCCTCGACTCTCTGCACGGAGCTCATTCGGGACATTCTGGTTCCTGCGGATCCAGCCTCTCAGCAGCCCCTGCCGGCCTCCTCCCTCCGGAAGCATCGCAAGCTGGAGCGGACCTCCCTCACTGGGGCCGCCGATCGAGGGGCCAACCACACCCCTGTGCAGGAGAACAGCGCGGGCGCTGCTGAACAGGCGGGGCCGAATGGCTTGGCCACAGGGGGTGGCGCTACCCCCAACTCCGAGGTTGAAGCAGCTGCTGGCGCTCAGGAGCTCCGACATGGGAGTGGTTCCCCAGGAGACCAGCAAAGGGAGTCCAGAGACAGGTCTGCAccctctttggatcccagccccCCAGATGGCACAGTGGGCAGGGGGGTGGGTGCCTGA